GTCCTGACCTGTCCGGCCGACCGGTGACGTACCCTGGTCCCTCCCGGTCCTGACGAACGTAAGGCTGAGCCAGCGTGGAGATCGCGTTCCAGATCGTGCTCGTCATCACGAGCCTGCTGATGGTGCTGCTCGTGCTCCTGCACAAGGGCAAGGGCGGTGGGCTGTCCGACCTCTTCGGGGGCGGTGTCTCGTCCTCCCTCGGCGGCTCGTCCGTCGTCGAGCGCAACCTGGACCGGCTCACGATCGGCATCGGCATCCTGTGGCTCGCCTCGATCATCGGACTGGGGCTGCTGCTCAAGAACTGACCGTCCGCGGGTGGACGGGCCGGCACAACACCTCGAGAAGCTGGGGAGCGACGAACGTGGCAAGCGGTAACGCGATCCGGGGCAGCCGTGTCGGTGCGGGCCCCATGGGTGAGGCCGAGCGCGGCGAGGCCGCGCCCCGGTTCCGGCTGTCCTACTGGTGCGCCAATGGCCACGAGACCAAGCCGAGCTTCGCCGAGGAGACCCAGGCGACAGCCCCCGAGGTCTGGGACTGCCCGCGGTGCGGGTTCCCCGCCGGGCAGGACCGCGACAACCCGCCGTCCCCGCCGCGCACCGAGCCGTACAAGACGCACCTGGCCTACGTGAAGGAGCGCCGGACCGAGGCCGACGGGGCCGCGATCCTGGAAGAGGCGCTGGCCAAGCTGCGCGGCCGCTGAGTCTCCCGGGAGCCGCCGCGCCGTGTGACAGGCTGCACCGGCATGAGCGGTCCCCTCAGCGGAGTCCTCGTCGTCGATCTCTCCCGGGCGCTCGCCGGCCCGCACGCGGCGATGATGATGGGTGACCTCGGCGCACGGGTCATCAAGGTCGAGACCCCCGGGGGCGGTGACGACAGCCGCGGCTGGGGCCCGCCGTTCGTCGACGACACCGGGCAGGTGGCCGACCACGGCGAGAGCACCTACTTCTTCTCCTGCAACCGCAACAAGGAGTCGGTGACCGCCGACCTGAAGTCCGCCGAGGGCAAGGAGCTGCTGACCGGGCTGGTCCGACGGGCCGACGTGCTCGTCGAGAACTTCCGGACGGGGGTGCTCGACCGGCTCGGCTTCCCCGTCGAGGTGCTGCACGAGCTGAACCCGCGTCTCGTCGTGCTCTCCATCACCGGGTTCGGCCACGACGGCCCTGAGGGCGGCCGGGCAGGCTACGACCAGATCGCCCAGGGGGAGGCCGGCCTGATGTCCCTCACTGGTCCGGGGCCGGACGACCCCACCAAGGTCGGGGTGCCGATCGGTGACCTGCTCGCCGGCATGTACGGCGCCTACGGCGCGGTGGCCGCCCTGCACGAGAGGGACCGCACCGGCAAGGGCCGTGTCGTCCGGACCTCGCTGCTGGCGGGCATCGTCGGGGTGCACGCCTTCCAGGGCACCCGCTACACCGTCACCGGCGAGGTCCCGCACAGCCAGGGGAACCACCACCCGTCGATCTGCCCCTACGGCCTCTTCCACTGCGCCGACGGGCTGCTGCAGATCGCCGTCGGCAGCGAGGGCCTCTGGCGCAGGCTCGCGCCGGCCTTCGACCTGCCGCTCGACGAGCCCGGCTTCGCCTCCAACGCGGAGCGGGTGCGCAACCGGGACGCCGTCAACGCGGCCCTCGACAGCGCCTTCGCGACGTACGCCCTCGCCGACCTGCTGCCGAAGCTGGCCGAGCTGGGGGTGCCCGCCGGAGAGGTGCGGTCGCTGGACCGGGTCTACGGCTGGGAGCAGACGCGCTCGCAGGGGCTGCTGGTCGAGGTCGAGCACGCGACGGCCGGCCGGATCACGCTGCCCGGCCCGCCGCTGCGCTTCGACGGGATCGACGCGCTGGAGCACACCGCCCCGCCGACCCTGGGCCAGCACGACGAGTCGGTGCGCCGGTGGCTGGCGCAGGACGGCGGACCGACCGACGAGCCGGCGGGCGGGGCGGCCGGGCGGTGACCAGCCCCGATGCCCTCGAGCTGATCGGCGCGGTCCTCGACGAGGGCAGCTGGGTGCGGTGGGACGAGCCGGTCAGGGCGCGACCGGCCGACACGGAGTACGCCGCCGCGCTCGACCGGGCACGGGACCGCACCGGGCTGGACGAGGCCGTCGTCACCGGCGAGGGCCGGGTCCGCGGCCGCCGGGTCGCCGTGGCCGCCTGCGAGTTCGGCTTCCTGGCCGGCTCGATCGGCGTGCATGCCGCGGACCGGCTGGTCCGCGCCGTCGAGCGCGCGACCGACGAGCGGCTGCCGCTGCTGGCCTCGCCCACGTCCGGCGGCACCCGGATGCAGGAGGGCACCGTCGCGTTCCTGCAGATGGTGAAGATCTCGGCCGCGATCGGGCGGCACAAGGCCAACGGCAACCCCTACCTCGTCTACCTGCGCAACCCCACGACCGGTGGCGTCCTCGCCTCGTGGGGCTCGCTCGGGCACGTCACCGTCGCCGAGCCCGGCGCGCTGATCGGCTTCCTCGGGCCCCGCGTCTACGCCGCGCTGTACGGCGCCGAGTTCCCCGCAGGGGTGCAGACGGCGGAGAACCTGCGCGAGCACGGGCTGGTCGACGCAGTGGTCGCCCCGGACGCGATCGCGGATGTCCTCGACCGGGCCCTCAACGTGCTGGCCGCCCCGCTCGAGGGCTCGCCCGACGTCGAGGATCCGGCGGACGACCCGGTCCCCGACCGGCCGGCCTGGGACTCGGTCGTGCGCTCCCGCCGGCCCGACCGGCCCGGGGTGCGCCAGCTGCTGCGGCACGCGGCCCGCGACGTCGTACCACTGCACGGGACCGGGGCGGGCGAGACGGACGCCGGGCTGCTGCTGACGCTGGCCCGCTTCGGCGGGGCGCCCTGCGTCGTGCTCGGTCAGGACCGGTCCCGGCAGGGCCCCGGCACCCCGCTCGGCCCGGCCGGCCTCCGCGAGGCGCGGCGCGGCATGAAGCTCGCCGACGAGCTCAAGCTGCCGCTGCTCACCGTCATCGACACCTCGGGCGCGGCGCTGTCGAAGGAGGCCGAGGAGGGCGGGCTGGCCGGGGAGATCGCCCGCTCGCTGGCCGACCTCGTGCTGCTCGACGCCCCGACCGTCTGCCTGCTCCTCGGCGAGGGGGCGGGCGGGGGAGCGCTCGCCCTGCTGCCCGCCGACCGGGTGGTGTGCGCCCAGCACGGGTGGCTCTCGCCGCTGCCGCCCGAGGGGGCGTCCGCGATCATCCACCGCACGACGGACCGAGCCGCCGAGATGGCCACCGTCCAGGGCGTCCGCTCGCTGGACCTGCTGCGGGACGGGGTCGTGGACCGGGTCGTGGCCGAGCACCCGGACGCCGCCGACGAGCCGGGGCCGTTCCTGGACCGGCTGGCCCGCGTCCTCGAGGCCGAGCTGACCGGGCTGCTCCGCCGCGATCCGCGCACCCGGCTCGCGGCCCGGCTGGCGCGCTACCGCCGCCTCGGGTCCGCACCGGGTGCCCCCTAGGGTGACCGCATGAGCAGGCTGCGCGCGCTGATCGCCCTCGGTGGCAACGCGATGACCGGCCAGGGTGGCGACGCCGCGCCGGCCGAGCAGGACCGCGCGATCAGGTTCGCCATGGACCGGGTGGCCGACCTCGTCGGCGAGGGCGTCGACGTGCTGCTCACCCACGGCAACGGCCCGCAGGTCGGCAACCTGCTGGTCAAGAACGAGCTCGCTGCCCACGTGGTCCCACCGGTGCCGCTCGACTGGTGCGGCGCCCAGACGCAGGGGACGATCGGCTTCCTGGTGCTCGACGCCCTCGAGTCGGCGCTGGCCGCCCGGGGGCTGGAGACGCGGGTCGCCGCCGTCGTGACCCGGACCCTGGTCGACGGCCAGGACCCCGGCTTCGGCAAGCCGACCAAGCCGATCGGGCGCTACCTGCCGGAGCCGCAGGCCCGGGCGCTGATGGACCACGGCCAGGTATGGGAGGACCGCGGAAGCCGCGGCTGGCGGCGGGTCGTCGCATCGCCCGAGCCGCTCGAGATCCTCGACGCCCCCGCCATCGCCGCGCTGGCCGCGGCCGGCTACGTCGTGCTCGGGGCCGGCGGCGGCGGCATCCCGGTGGTGCGCGGCCGGGACGGCGTCCTGCGCGGCGTCGAGGCGGTCATCGACAAGGACCTCTCCGCCGCGCTGCTGGCGCGGTCGGCCGACGTGGACGTGCTGGTCATCGCCACCGACGTCGAGCACGTCGTGCTCGGCTGGGGGACCGACGACCAGCATCCGATCGGCCGGGTGAGCGCCGAGGAGATGCGCCGCATCCAGAAGGAGCACGACTTCGCCAGCGGGAGCATGGGGCCAAAGGTCGAGGCAGCCCTGCGCTTCGTCGAGGCCGGCGGCACCCGGTCGGTCATCTCGTCGCTGGAGAACATCGAGCAGGCCGTGCACGGCAGGGCCGGCACCGTCATCGAGCCCGAGAGGCAGTGAGCTACATGGCCACCCCGCAGCCCGTCGAGGTGCACAAGGTCCCGATCGAGAGCGTGTCCGACGCGTCCGGCCTGGCCCGGCTGATCGACGACGGTGCGATCGAGGCGGACCGGGTCATCGCCGTCATCGGCAAGACCGAGGGCAACGGGGGCGTCAACGACTACACCCGGATCATCGCCGACCGGGCCTTCCGCGAGGTGCTCGAGGCCAAGGGCAAGCGGCCGATGGAGGACATCAAGCAGATCCCCATCGTGTGGTCCGGCGGCACCGACGGCGTCATCTCGCCGCACGCGACGATCTTCGCGACAACCGACCCCGGCAAGGTGCCCGCGACCGACGAGCCCCGCCTCTCGGTCGGCTACGCGATGAGCGACCAGATCCACCCCGAGGACATCGGCCGCCTCCCGATGGTCGAGAAGGTCGCGGCCGGGGTGAAGGTCGCGATGGAGCGGGCCGGCATCACCGACCCTGCCGACGTGCACTATGTGCAGACCAAGACGCCGCTGCTCACACTCGAGACCATCACCGACGCCAAGCGGCGTGACCAGGACGTGTGGACCGAGGACACCCTGAAGTCGATGGACGTCTCCAACTCGACGACGGCGCTGGGCATCGCGGTCGCCCTGGGCGAGATCGAGATGCCCAAGGCCGAGCAGATCCACAAGGACCTCTCGCTCTACTCGTCCGTCGCGTCCTGCTCGTCGGGCGTCGAGCTGGACCAGGCGCAGATCGTGGTCCTGGGCAACGTGCGCGGCGTCGGCGGCCGGTTCCGCATCGGGCACAGCGTCATGAAGGATGCGCTGGACGCCGATGGCGTGTGGGAGTCGATCCGCAGCGCGGGCCTCGACGACCTGCCGGAGCGCCCGCGCACCAGCGACCTGGGCGACCGGGTCGTCAACATCTTCTGCAAGTGCGAGGCCGACCCGACCGGCAGGGTGCGCGACCGGCGCAACATCATGCTCGACGACTCCGACGTGCACTGGCACCGCCAGATCAAGTCGTGCGTCGGCGGCGTGGTCGCGTCGGTGACCGGTGACCCGGCGGTCTTCGTGTCGGTGGCGGCCGTCCACCAGGGCCCGTCAGGCGGCGGCCCGGTCATCGCCATCGTCGAGCCCTGACGACGTACGTCGTCGTTGCCCGTGCCGAAGCCTTACCGCCGCATCCCCGACCCGGGGTTCGCCGGTGACACCGGAGGAGCCGACCCGAACCTCGCTGACGCGCTCGAGGCGGTCGCGGCGGACCCCGGCCGCCAGCCGGAGGTCCTGGCGGCCCTGCACGGCGCCCGGGTGCTCGCCGCCGTCGGGGCAGTGGCGACGGAGACCGCGCCAGGGGCGGGTGTCCACCTCGCCGACAAGGAGGCCGACATCGCCCTCGCGCTCCTCGACGACGGCGCGGGCCGCCGGGCGCTGCCGGTCTTCTCCAGCGTCGCCACCCTGGCGCGCTGGGACCCGCGGTCCCGCCCGGTGCCGGTCGAGGGGTCGCGGGCTGCCGCCGTCGCCCAGGCCGAGGGGGCCCAGGACCTGGTGGTCGATCTTGCCGGGCCGGTGCCCGTCGTCCTGGGGGAGCGGGAGGTCCGCGCGCTGCTTCGGCCGATGCCGACCGTGCCGGCGTACGCCGACAGGCAGCTCACCCGGACGCTGAGCGCGGTCCTCGGCCACGAGCCCGGCCTCTCGGCCGCCTGGATCGGCCCGTATCCCGGGACCGACGCCCGGCTCAGCGTGGCCGTGGCCGCGGACCAGGACCCGGTCGCCGTCGCCCAGGCCGTCGCCGGCCGGCTGGCGGCCCTGGCCCGGACCAGCGTCCTCGGCCTGGACCTGGCGGTCGTCCCGGCCGGCTGGACGCCCCCGCGAGGGCACCGGCAGCTCGCCACCGAGCAGGACCGACCATGATCGGGCCGGGGGGACCGGACGCCCGGGCCAGTCGCGCGCCCACGATCACCGGTTTCTCCCTCTCCGCCCGCGGCTGGTACCCTGTCCGGCGACCCACCCGTGCCCGCCCTCACCGGCGAGCCGGGTGCGCAAGCGGAGGTCCTCCTCCCACCCGCACGACCGCCGCACCACCGCACCACAGGTCGTCGGGTCCCGGTCCGGTCGGCCACCCCCGGGTGGCCCGACCCGGCGTCGCCGCCCGCGCCCGACCGCGCGGACTGTCCGGCGCCGGCTGGGTGTTGAGGCTTCCGTGAGCTCCGGTCACGGGAGCCTTTCTCGTGTCCGGGGTCCGTCAGGAAGCACGAGTGGAAGCCTGAGGAGGCCCCATCAGCACTGAGCCCAGGATCAACGACCGCATCCGCGTCAACGAGGTGCGCCTGGTCGGTCCGAACGGTGAGCAGGTCGGCATCGTCGCCATCGGCGACGCGCTCCGGCTGGCGCAGGAGGCAGACCTCGACCTCGTCGAGGTGGCCCCCATGGCCCGCCCGCCGGTCTGCAAGCTCATGGACTACGGCAAGTTCAAGTACGAGTCGGCGCAGAAGGCCCGCGAGGCCCGCAAGAATCAGGTCAACACGGTCATCAAGGAGATGAAGCTCCGGCCGAAGATCGACCCGCACGACTACGCGACCAAGAAGGGT
The genomic region above belongs to Actinomycetes bacterium and contains:
- the secG gene encoding preprotein translocase subunit SecG yields the protein MEIAFQIVLVITSLLMVLLVLLHKGKGGGLSDLFGGGVSSSLGGSSVVERNLDRLTIGIGILWLASIIGLGLLLKN
- a CDS encoding RNA polymerase-binding protein RbpA → MASGNAIRGSRVGAGPMGEAERGEAAPRFRLSYWCANGHETKPSFAEETQATAPEVWDCPRCGFPAGQDRDNPPSPPRTEPYKTHLAYVKERRTEADGAAILEEALAKLRGR
- a CDS encoding CoA transferase, with protein sequence MSGPLSGVLVVDLSRALAGPHAAMMMGDLGARVIKVETPGGGDDSRGWGPPFVDDTGQVADHGESTYFFSCNRNKESVTADLKSAEGKELLTGLVRRADVLVENFRTGVLDRLGFPVEVLHELNPRLVVLSITGFGHDGPEGGRAGYDQIAQGEAGLMSLTGPGPDDPTKVGVPIGDLLAGMYGAYGAVAALHERDRTGKGRVVRTSLLAGIVGVHAFQGTRYTVTGEVPHSQGNHHPSICPYGLFHCADGLLQIAVGSEGLWRRLAPAFDLPLDEPGFASNAERVRNRDAVNAALDSAFATYALADLLPKLAELGVPAGEVRSLDRVYGWEQTRSQGLLVEVEHATAGRITLPGPPLRFDGIDALEHTAPPTLGQHDESVRRWLAQDGGPTDEPAGGAAGR
- a CDS encoding carboxyl transferase domain-containing protein; amino-acid sequence: MTSPDALELIGAVLDEGSWVRWDEPVRARPADTEYAAALDRARDRTGLDEAVVTGEGRVRGRRVAVAACEFGFLAGSIGVHAADRLVRAVERATDERLPLLASPTSGGTRMQEGTVAFLQMVKISAAIGRHKANGNPYLVYLRNPTTGGVLASWGSLGHVTVAEPGALIGFLGPRVYAALYGAEFPAGVQTAENLREHGLVDAVVAPDAIADVLDRALNVLAAPLEGSPDVEDPADDPVPDRPAWDSVVRSRRPDRPGVRQLLRHAARDVVPLHGTGAGETDAGLLLTLARFGGAPCVVLGQDRSRQGPGTPLGPAGLREARRGMKLADELKLPLLTVIDTSGAALSKEAEEGGLAGEIARSLADLVLLDAPTVCLLLGEGAGGGALALLPADRVVCAQHGWLSPLPPEGASAIIHRTTDRAAEMATVQGVRSLDLLRDGVVDRVVAEHPDAADEPGPFLDRLARVLEAELTGLLRRDPRTRLAARLARYRRLGSAPGAP
- the arcC gene encoding carbamate kinase encodes the protein MSRLRALIALGGNAMTGQGGDAAPAEQDRAIRFAMDRVADLVGEGVDVLLTHGNGPQVGNLLVKNELAAHVVPPVPLDWCGAQTQGTIGFLVLDALESALAARGLETRVAAVVTRTLVDGQDPGFGKPTKPIGRYLPEPQARALMDHGQVWEDRGSRGWRRVVASPEPLEILDAPAIAALAAAGYVVLGAGGGGIPVVRGRDGVLRGVEAVIDKDLSAALLARSADVDVLVIATDVEHVVLGWGTDDQHPIGRVSAEEMRRIQKEHDFASGSMGPKVEAALRFVEAGGTRSVISSLENIEQAVHGRAGTVIEPERQ
- a CDS encoding ring-opening amidohydrolase, translated to MATPQPVEVHKVPIESVSDASGLARLIDDGAIEADRVIAVIGKTEGNGGVNDYTRIIADRAFREVLEAKGKRPMEDIKQIPIVWSGGTDGVISPHATIFATTDPGKVPATDEPRLSVGYAMSDQIHPEDIGRLPMVEKVAAGVKVAMERAGITDPADVHYVQTKTPLLTLETITDAKRRDQDVWTEDTLKSMDVSNSTTALGIAVALGEIEMPKAEQIHKDLSLYSSVASCSSGVELDQAQIVVLGNVRGVGGRFRIGHSVMKDALDADGVWESIRSAGLDDLPERPRTSDLGDRVVNIFCKCEADPTGRVRDRRNIMLDDSDVHWHRQIKSCVGGVVASVTGDPAVFVSVAAVHQGPSGGGPVIAIVEP
- a CDS encoding SseB family protein; protein product: MPKPYRRIPDPGFAGDTGGADPNLADALEAVAADPGRQPEVLAALHGARVLAAVGAVATETAPGAGVHLADKEADIALALLDDGAGRRALPVFSSVATLARWDPRSRPVPVEGSRAAAVAQAEGAQDLVVDLAGPVPVVLGEREVRALLRPMPTVPAYADRQLTRTLSAVLGHEPGLSAAWIGPYPGTDARLSVAVAADQDPVAVAQAVAGRLAALARTSVLGLDLAVVPAGWTPPRGHRQLATEQDRP